One genomic region from Quercus robur chromosome 4, dhQueRobu3.1, whole genome shotgun sequence encodes:
- the LOC126722911 gene encoding trihelix transcription factor PTL-like: MGDQYGLPDLRQFMAGRTHFPGMTQSTEPFFLQRNIVAAPPQLHYEPIMVGHEVLPRGLQVGFGHDSSTTGAATPNNTATITTTTSSAATTTLCGSQIESGWMGYDAIGNTRWPRQETLTLLEIRSRLDSKFKETNQKGPLWDEVSRIMAEEHGYQRSGKKCKEKFENLYKYYKKTKEGKAGRQDGKHYRFFRQLEAIYGEASNNHASVSSSLPYHQSTRNNVIQQENQEVVQNQRLCTESLSTFSNSSEFETSSSENNNDDDLSAIAFMMNQSMEKQKVMNERQSYQRAKKSWKAKVEEFVDSQMRKIMDTQEAWMDRMLKTIENREEERVSKEEQWRKQEAARFDQEVHELWAKERAWVEARDAALMEALKKFIGKGLAVSPMAVETQSHEENQVETINNNRWTEMEVSSLIQLRTSLELRFQESGYLEEGLWEEIAAKMGSLGYDRSMVACKEKWESISIYYNKTMECNKKSKEDLDLTTSSSYFQLLNSYQGQEIPKHRPESMGLQLMDEGLPPSSSNVGTNEVHRSCFQNEEEKLWEKYGVKLNKGKNQQV, translated from the exons ATGGGAGACCAGTACGGACTGCCTGATCTCCGGCAATTCATGGCCGGAAGAACTCATTTCCCGGGCATGACACAATCCACTGAGCCTTTCTTTCTGCAAAGGAATATAGTGGCAGCACCTCCTCAGCTTCACTACGAGCCTATAATGGTTGGTCATGAGGTTTTGCCTCGTGGACTTCAAGTTGGGTTTGGTCATGATTCAAGTACTACTGGTGCTGCCACTCCCAACAACACAGCCACTATTACTACTACAACAAGTTCAGCTGCTACTACTACACTTTGTGGTTCGCAAATAGAGAGTGGATGGATGGGATATGATGCTATTGGAAATACTAGATGGCCAAGGCAAGAAACTCTTACTCTTCTTGAGATCAGATCTCGTCTTGATTCCAAGTTCAAAGAGACTAATCAGAAAGGACCTTTGTGGGATGAAGTCTCTAG GATAATGGCTGAGGAACATGGATACCAGAGGAGTGGGAAGAAATGTAAAGAGAAATTTGAGAACTTGTACAAGTACTACAAGAAAACTAAAGAAGGTAAAGCTGGAAGACAAGATGGGAAGCACTATAGGTTCTTTCGGCAGCTGGAAGCAATCTATGGAGAAGCAAGCAATAATCATGCCTCAGTTTCAAGCAGCCTTCCTTATCATCAGAGCACTCGAAACAATGTAATTCAACAAGAAAATCAAGAAGTTGTTCAGAACCAAAGGCTATGTACTGAGAGCCTTAGTACTTTCTCTAACTCATCTGAATTTGAGACTTCCTCCTCGGAAaacaataatgatgatgatCTTTCCGCCATTGCATTCATGATGAATCAATCAATGGAGAAGCAGAAAGTGATGAATGAGAGACAAAGTTACCAAAGGGCTAAGAAGAGCTGGAAAGCAAAGGTTGAGGAGTTTGTGGACTCACAAATGAGAAAGATAATGGACACACAAGAGGCTTGGATGGATAGGATGTTGAAGACTATtgaaaatagagaggaagagagggtGTCTAAAGAGGAACAGTGGAGGAAACAAGAGGCAGCTCGGTTTGATCAAGAAGTACATGAACTTTGGGCTAAAGAGAGAGCATGGGTTGAAGCTAGAGATGCAGCATTAATGGAGGCTTTAAAGAAATTCATAGGGAAAGGATTAGCTGTATCACCAATGGCTGTAGAAACACAAAGCCATGAAGAAAACCAGGTTGAAACTATTAACAATAACAGGTGGACTGAAATGGAGGTTTCAAGTTTAATACAACTAAGAACTAGCTTGGAACTTCGATTCCAAGAAAGTGGGTATTTGGAGGAAGGTCTTTGGGAGGAGATAGCTGCAAAAATGGGGTCTTTGGGGTATGATAGAAGTATGGTTGCTTGTAAAGAAAAATGGGAAAGTATCAGCATCTATTATAACAAGACAATGGAGTGTAACAAGAAGAGCAAAGaggatttggatttgacaaCAAGCAGTAGTTATTTTCAGCTACTTAATTCCTATCAAGGTCAGGAAATTCCCAAACATAGGCCTGAGAGCATGGGACTTCAGCTAATGGATGAGGGCCTTCCACCTTCAAGTTCCAATGTAGGCACTAATGAGGTCCACCGTAGCTGCTTTCAAAATGAAGAGGAGAAATTGTGGGAGAAATATGGTGTGAAGCTCAATAAGGGAAAGAACCAACAAGTTTAG